The following proteins come from a genomic window of Sphingosinicella flava:
- the trpS gene encoding tryptophan--tRNA ligase, producing the protein MRIISGIQPTGEPHLGNYLGAIKRWTELQHEQECLIFLADLHAITVYNEPGALARTIREAAATLIACGIDPNKTVLFDQARVPAHAEMAWLLNCTARIGWLNRMTQFKEKSGKNRENASVGLYSYPVLQAADILLYQATHVPVGEDQKQHLELTRDIATKFNTDFGVEVFTVPEPLIGKAGARIMSLRDGTAKMSKSDPSDMSRINLTDDSDTIAQKVKKAKTDPEPLPDTMDGLKGRPEAANLVTIFAVLANRTPDEVLGEFAGQGFGAFKPRLADLVVETLRPIRARFETLRAGPAEIDRILMDGAVKARALSAPTLAAAYKAVGLPR; encoded by the coding sequence ATGCGTATCATTTCCGGCATCCAGCCCACCGGCGAGCCGCACCTTGGCAATTATCTGGGGGCGATCAAGCGCTGGACGGAGCTTCAGCACGAGCAGGAATGCCTGATCTTCCTCGCCGATCTCCATGCCATCACGGTCTATAACGAACCCGGGGCTCTGGCCCGCACCATTCGCGAGGCGGCGGCGACGTTGATCGCGTGCGGCATCGATCCGAACAAGACCGTGCTGTTCGACCAGGCCCGCGTGCCCGCTCATGCCGAAATGGCCTGGCTCCTCAATTGCACCGCGCGCATCGGCTGGCTCAATCGCATGACGCAGTTCAAGGAGAAATCCGGCAAGAATCGCGAGAATGCGAGTGTTGGGCTTTATTCCTATCCGGTTCTTCAGGCCGCCGACATCCTGCTTTACCAGGCGACTCACGTGCCGGTCGGCGAAGACCAGAAGCAGCATCTGGAGCTCACCCGCGACATCGCAACCAAGTTCAACACCGATTTCGGCGTCGAAGTCTTTACCGTGCCCGAACCCCTGATCGGCAAGGCGGGTGCGCGGATCATGTCGCTCCGCGACGGCACGGCCAAGATGTCGAAATCCGACCCCTCGGACATGAGCCGCATCAATCTGACCGACGACAGCGACACGATCGCGCAAAAGGTTAAAAAGGCGAAGACCGACCCCGAGCCGCTGCCCGACACGATGGATGGGCTGAAAGGGCGCCCGGAAGCTGCGAATCTCGTCACCATTTTCGCCGTTCTGGCGAATCGCACGCCCGACGAGGTGCTCGGCGAGTTTGCCGGCCAGGGTTTCGGGGCCTTCAAGCCGCGCCTCGCCGACCTCGTGGTCGAGACGCTCCGGCCGATCCGGGCGCGGTTCGAAACATTGCGTGCCGGTCCGGCGGAGATCGACCGGATATTGATGGATGGAGCGGTGAAGGCGCGCGCTTTGTCGGCGCCGACGCTGGCAGCCGCTTACAAAGCGGTGGGGCTGCCCCGCTGA
- a CDS encoding DUF4136 domain-containing protein: protein MSFSKKIFAVAASAAFLTLGGCATGFPAQVSRFQAMPAPQGESFVIQAADPDKRGGLEFSQYAGLVRRHLTAQGYSEAASPAQATFVVELDYGVDNGRQQVATRPSLGYGAGWGHPYYSRFGYFGHRYRSPFYYGWRDPFWGDPFDREVYSYTVYTSYLDMDIKRTAGGEPLFEGTAKARSRTDQLQTLVPNLVEAMFTNFPGRSGEVVRITVPTERTRG from the coding sequence ATGTCCTTCAGCAAGAAAATCTTCGCCGTCGCGGCGTCCGCAGCGTTTCTGACGCTGGGCGGCTGCGCGACCGGCTTTCCCGCCCAGGTTTCGCGCTTCCAGGCGATGCCCGCGCCGCAAGGCGAGAGCTTCGTCATCCAAGCGGCCGATCCCGACAAAAGAGGCGGGCTTGAATTTTCGCAATATGCGGGCCTCGTCCGCCGCCACCTGACCGCCCAGGGCTACAGCGAAGCCGCCTCGCCCGCGCAGGCGACCTTCGTCGTCGAACTGGATTATGGCGTCGACAACGGCCGCCAGCAGGTCGCGACCCGCCCATCCCTTGGTTACGGCGCGGGCTGGGGTCACCCTTATTATTCCCGTTTCGGTTATTTTGGTCATCGCTATCGCAGCCCATTTTATTATGGCTGGCGCGACCCGTTCTGGGGCGATCCGTTCGACCGCGAAGTCTATAGCTACACCGTCTATACCAGCTACCTCGATATGGACATCAAGCGGACCGCCGGCGGAGAGCCCTTGTTCGAAGGCACAGCCAAGGCGCGCTCGCGCACCGATCAGCTTCAGACCCTGGTCCCGAACCTGGTCGAAGCGATGTTCACCAATTTCCCGGGCCGGTCCGGCGAAGTGGTGCGGATCACGGTTCCGACCGAGCGGACGCGCGGTTAA
- a CDS encoding DUF6894 family protein has translation MPHYFFHLRDGDSLYRDLEGSDLPDLTAVRHSGTTLARTLIGVGVMEGSVPLDLQIEVHDEWSNVCWSLDFKDAVKVIPPKPATLRTEEILGSLPVRLRYRRA, from the coding sequence GTGCCCCACTATTTCTTCCATCTGCGCGACGGAGATTCGCTTTACAGGGACTTGGAAGGATCCGATCTGCCGGACCTGACGGCGGTGCGGCATAGCGGAACGACGCTGGCCCGTACGCTGATCGGCGTCGGCGTCATGGAGGGCAGCGTTCCTCTCGATCTCCAAATCGAAGTCCATGATGAGTGGTCGAACGTTTGCTGGAGTCTCGACTTTAAAGACGCAGTGAAGGTCATTCCGCCCAAACCGGCTACACTTCGCACCGAAGAGATATTGGGCTCCCTGCCGGTGCGCCTCCGCTACCGGCGGGCCTGA
- the dnaA gene encoding chromosomal replication initiator protein DnaA yields the protein MRVGQTPANAVSFAGEALAGDPVAAAWDAIRAGLKRDCGARTFDGWLRPIALGAFDADHATLTLELPSQFMADWVQTHFAERLALAWRATLPAVRHIRIAVSAGAPRTAAMAAIPSAPEPEAPVQNDGGFYGVPLEPRYRFDSFVVGKANEVAFNAARTLATADNVAFNPLFIHGGTGRGKTHLLHAIGHEFRARRPGAKIVYMSAEKFMVEFVAALRANDTIRFKQQLRSADLLMIDDVQFIAGKESTQEEFFHTMNEIISAGSRLVISSDRAPQDLDGIEPRILSRLSWGLVADINQADLELRLGIIQKKLETLPGVSVPDDVVMFLAKRISSNVRELEGALNRIAAYAQMQNRAIDLDFVGDVLASILRANQRRISIDEIQGKVSDHYRIRKAEMTSARRAREVARPRQVAMYLSKQLTPRSLPEIGRRFGGRDHTTVIHAVRQIEKLRAQDAELDADIRLLTRQLES from the coding sequence ATGCGCGTGGGTCAGACGCCAGCCAATGCTGTAAGTTTCGCAGGGGAGGCGCTTGCCGGCGATCCGGTTGCGGCCGCGTGGGATGCGATCCGCGCGGGCCTCAAGCGCGATTGCGGCGCGCGGACCTTCGACGGCTGGCTGCGTCCGATCGCGCTCGGCGCTTTCGATGCCGATCACGCGACTTTGACGCTGGAGCTCCCGTCGCAATTCATGGCCGATTGGGTGCAGACCCATTTCGCCGAACGGTTGGCGCTCGCCTGGCGGGCGACCTTGCCGGCGGTGCGGCATATCCGCATCGCTGTGAGCGCCGGCGCGCCCCGTACCGCCGCGATGGCCGCCATTCCCTCGGCGCCGGAGCCGGAAGCGCCGGTCCAAAATGACGGCGGCTTCTACGGCGTGCCGCTCGAGCCGCGCTACCGATTCGACAGCTTCGTCGTCGGCAAGGCGAACGAAGTGGCCTTTAATGCCGCACGCACGCTTGCGACCGCCGACAATGTTGCCTTCAACCCGCTCTTCATTCATGGCGGCACGGGGCGCGGCAAGACGCACCTTCTCCACGCCATCGGCCACGAATTCCGGGCCCGCCGCCCCGGTGCGAAAATCGTCTACATGTCTGCCGAAAAGTTCATGGTGGAATTCGTCGCGGCGTTGCGCGCCAACGACACGATCCGCTTCAAGCAGCAATTGCGCTCCGCCGACCTGCTGATGATCGACGACGTGCAGTTCATCGCGGGCAAGGAATCGACGCAGGAAGAATTTTTCCACACGATGAACGAGATCATTTCGGCCGGAAGCCGACTCGTCATCTCCTCGGACCGCGCGCCGCAGGATCTGGACGGCATCGAGCCGCGCATCCTTTCGCGGCTGTCCTGGGGCCTTGTCGCCGACATCAATCAGGCGGATCTCGAGCTGCGTCTCGGCATCATTCAGAAGAAGCTGGAAACCTTGCCGGGCGTCTCCGTCCCGGACGATGTCGTCATGTTCCTTGCCAAGCGCATCAGCTCCAACGTCCGCGAGCTGGAAGGCGCTCTCAACCGTATCGCCGCTTATGCCCAGATGCAGAACCGCGCGATCGACCTCGATTTCGTCGGTGACGTGCTGGCGAGCATCCTGCGCGCCAACCAACGCCGGATTTCGATCGACGAAATCCAGGGCAAGGTGTCCGACCATTACCGCATCCGGAAGGCGGAAATGACCTCCGCCCGCCGCGCCCGCGAGGTCGCCCGTCCGCGCCAGGTCGCCATGTATCTGTCCAAGCAGCTGACGCCGCGTTCGCTCCCCGAAATCGGCCGCCGCTTCGGCGGACGCGATCATACCACCGTGATTCATGCCGTTCGTCAGATTGAAAAGCTCCGCGCCCAGGATGCGGAACTCGATGCCGACATCCGCCTGCTGACCCGCCAGCTCGAAAGCTGA
- the rpsT gene encoding 30S ribosomal protein S20, giving the protein MANTPQAKKRIRRNDRRAEINGARVSRIRTFVKQVELALAAGDKDKAKDAIAKVQPELARGVAKGVVHKNTAARKMSRLSKRVAALG; this is encoded by the coding sequence ATGGCGAACACGCCGCAAGCGAAGAAACGTATCCGCCGCAATGATCGCCGCGCCGAAATCAACGGCGCGCGCGTCAGCCGCATCCGCACCTTCGTGAAGCAGGTCGAGCTTGCCCTCGCCGCCGGCGACAAGGATAAGGCGAAGGACGCCATTGCCAAGGTTCAGCCGGAGCTCGCCCGTGGCGTCGCCAAGGGCGTCGTCCACAAGAACACTGCCGCGCGCAAGATGTCGCGCCTTTCGAAGCGGGTTGCCGCGCTCGGCTGA
- the mutM gene encoding bifunctional DNA-formamidopyrimidine glycosylase/DNA-(apurinic or apyrimidinic site) lyase yields MPELPEVETTVAGLVPVLKGHRLTRVETRRADMRKPFPQDLRQRLTGARVTGLGRRAKYGLIETDRGDTMIFHLGMSGRWRIDPGALGPHDHLLLETEEGRTLVLNDPRRFGFVDLWATEDLASYGAFARMGPEPLGDAFSASYLKDRLAGRQAPIKAMLLDQSVVAGLGNIYICEVLNLSGIHPGKPAGQVSRPRLEKLVEAIKAVLIAAIEAGGSSLRDYARPSGELGYFSKDWRVYGREGEACACGAPVLRRIDSGRSTFYCGKCQR; encoded by the coding sequence ATGCCCGAACTTCCCGAAGTCGAAACCACGGTCGCCGGACTTGTTCCCGTGCTGAAGGGTCATCGCCTCACGCGTGTCGAAACGCGCCGCGCCGACATGCGCAAGCCCTTCCCGCAAGACCTCCGCCAGCGCCTCACCGGCGCCCGCGTCACCGGCCTCGGCCGCCGCGCAAAATATGGCCTGATCGAGACGGATCGCGGCGATACGATGATCTTCCATCTCGGCATGTCCGGCCGCTGGCGGATCGATCCCGGCGCGCTCGGCCCCCACGATCATCTCTTGCTTGAAACGGAAGAGGGGCGGACGCTTGTCCTCAACGATCCCCGCCGCTTTGGTTTCGTCGACCTCTGGGCCACCGAAGATCTCGCTTCCTACGGCGCTTTCGCCCGCATGGGGCCGGAGCCGCTCGGCGACGCTTTCTCCGCCTCTTATCTGAAGGATAGGCTCGCCGGGCGGCAGGCGCCCATCAAGGCGATGTTGCTCGATCAGTCCGTGGTTGCGGGCCTTGGCAACATCTATATCTGCGAAGTGCTCAATCTCTCCGGCATTCACCCCGGCAAGCCTGCGGGGCAGGTCTCCAGGCCGCGTCTCGAAAAATTGGTCGAAGCGATCAAGGCGGTCCTTATCGCGGCGATCGAAGCGGGCGGTTCTTCCCTGCGCGATTATGCGCGGCCAAGCGGAGAGCTCGGCTATTTCTCGAAGGACTGGCGCGTTTATGGCCGGGAAGGGGAGGCGTGCGCATGCGGCGCCCCCGTCCTGCGCCGCATCGACAGCGGGCGATCCACTTTCTATTGCGGAAAATGCCAGCGCTGA
- a CDS encoding class I SAM-dependent methyltransferase yields the protein MEKVSFGYEDVDPREKTRRVGDVFRSVASRYDLMNDFMSGGMHRLWKDQFVRRVKPRSGESILDMAGGTGDIAFRMAAKGASVTVADINDEMLKVGIERAKERGISGLVWAEENAETLSFSDKSFDAYTIAFGIRNVTHIDKALAEAHRVLKTGGRFFCLEFSTVTWPGFKTVYDTYSHHLVPKIGKAVAGDEESYRYLVESIRRFPDMETFKGMIGKAGFVQTRVEPILGGLVAIHSGWKI from the coding sequence ATGGAAAAGGTTTCGTTCGGTTATGAGGACGTCGACCCGCGGGAAAAGACCCGGCGGGTGGGCGATGTGTTCCGGTCCGTCGCGTCGCGCTACGACCTGATGAACGACTTCATGTCGGGGGGCATGCACCGGCTGTGGAAGGACCAGTTCGTCCGCCGGGTGAAGCCGCGTTCCGGCGAATCGATCCTCGACATGGCGGGCGGCACCGGCGACATCGCCTTCCGCATGGCCGCTAAGGGCGCCAGCGTCACTGTCGCCGACATCAATGACGAGATGCTGAAGGTCGGCATCGAGCGCGCCAAGGAGCGCGGCATCAGCGGCCTCGTGTGGGCCGAGGAAAATGCCGAGACCTTGTCCTTCTCCGACAAGAGCTTCGACGCCTACACCATCGCCTTCGGCATCCGGAACGTGACGCATATCGACAAGGCCTTGGCGGAGGCGCATCGCGTGCTGAAGACCGGCGGGCGCTTCTTCTGCCTGGAATTTTCGACCGTCACCTGGCCGGGCTTCAAGACGGTCTACGACACCTATTCCCACCATCTCGTGCCCAAGATCGGCAAGGCGGTGGCGGGCGATGAGGAGAGCTATCGCTATCTCGTCGAATCGATCCGCCGCTTTCCGGACATGGAAACGTTCAAGGGCATGATCGGCAAAGCCGGCTTCGTTCAGACCAGGGTCGAGCCGATCCTCGGCGGCTTGGTCGCCATTCACAGCGGCTGGAAGATTTGA
- the ubiB gene encoding 2-polyprenylphenol 6-hydroxylase, which translates to MTAPVTHIWRLLKWGRVLARHGALRGIERDPNTPAPVRRLARLARFGAQVPKVPEYAVAFQNIGPAAIKLGQALATRPDLVGEAAARDLLRLQDALPPAPFTQIKAAIEQALERPLEEIYAQFDPEPVGAASIAQVHRAVTMEGREVAVKVLRPGIEEEFAKALDTYEWAAAQVEAMGGEAARLRPRLVIAHFRQWTARELDLRREAASASELAEGMAAEPGFDVPAIDWTRTARRVMTMDWIDGIKLSDREALIAAGLDTRALSQRLVRAFLRQAIAEGFFHADLHQGNLFAKPNGHIGAIDFGIMGRVDRQARLWLAEILYGLITGNYARVAEIHFEAGYVPAHHNMAEFTTALRAVGEPIRGLPVKDISVGQMLDGLFAITRDFDMPTQPHLLLLQKTMVMVEGVATALDPDINMWETAEPFVREWLRSELGPEAKIADELVRNVRTLRRLPELIRRIDYYYPAPGAAPPPPPLREIAVVQPPRFGGYLLTAIVSAAAGAAAMFLLN; encoded by the coding sequence TTGACCGCCCCCGTCACCCATATCTGGCGGCTCCTGAAATGGGGCCGGGTGCTGGCGCGGCACGGCGCCTTGCGCGGTATAGAGCGCGATCCCAACACGCCCGCGCCGGTGCGCCGTCTCGCCCGCCTGGCGCGGTTTGGCGCGCAGGTGCCCAAGGTGCCGGAATATGCCGTCGCCTTCCAAAATATCGGTCCGGCCGCGATCAAGCTGGGTCAAGCTCTCGCGACGCGGCCGGATCTCGTCGGCGAGGCGGCTGCCCGCGACCTGCTGCGCTTGCAGGACGCCCTGCCCCCTGCCCCCTTCACGCAGATCAAGGCGGCGATCGAGCAAGCGCTGGAGCGGCCGCTCGAGGAGATTTACGCGCAATTCGATCCCGAACCGGTCGGCGCCGCCTCCATCGCGCAGGTCCATCGCGCGGTGACGATGGAGGGCCGGGAAGTGGCGGTAAAGGTGCTGCGCCCCGGCATCGAGGAGGAATTCGCCAAGGCGCTCGACACCTATGAATGGGCGGCAGCGCAGGTCGAGGCGATGGGCGGGGAAGCCGCGCGGCTCCGTCCCCGTCTCGTCATCGCCCATTTCCGGCAGTGGACGGCGCGCGAACTCGACTTGCGGCGCGAGGCGGCATCGGCATCCGAACTGGCCGAGGGGATGGCGGCGGAGCCCGGCTTCGACGTGCCCGCCATCGATTGGACCCGCACCGCGCGGCGGGTGATGACGATGGACTGGATCGACGGCATCAAGCTGTCGGACCGCGAGGCGCTGATCGCGGCGGGCCTCGACACGCGGGCGCTGTCGCAGCGCCTGGTCCGCGCCTTCCTGCGCCAGGCGATCGCTGAAGGGTTCTTCCACGCCGATCTCCATCAGGGCAATCTCTTCGCCAAGCCGAACGGCCATATCGGCGCGATCGATTTCGGAATCATGGGCCGCGTCGACCGGCAGGCGCGGCTGTGGCTCGCCGAAATCCTCTATGGCCTCATCACCGGCAATTATGCCCGTGTCGCGGAAATCCATTTCGAGGCGGGCTATGTTCCCGCCCATCACAATATGGCCGAATTCACGACGGCGCTCCGCGCGGTCGGCGAGCCGATCCGCGGCCTGCCGGTCAAGGACATTTCCGTCGGCCAGATGCTGGACGGCCTGTTCGCAATCACCCGCGATTTCGACATGCCGACCCAGCCCCACCTCCTGCTCCTCCAGAAGACGATGGTCATGGTGGAGGGCGTGGCGACGGCGCTCGATCCCGACATCAATATGTGGGAAACCGCCGAGCCGTTCGTGCGGGAATGGCTGCGCAGCGAGCTGGGGCCGGAAGCGAAGATCGCCGACGAGCTGGTGCGCAACGTCCGCACGCTCCGCAGACTGCCGGAGCTTATCCGCCGGATCGATTATTACTACCCGGCGCCAGGCGCGGCGCCGCCCCCGCCGCCCTTGCGCGAGATCGCCGTGGTGCAACCACCGCGGTTCGGAGGCTATTTGCTGACGGCGATCGTTTCGGCGGCGGCTGGCGCGGCGGCGATGTTCCTCCTAAATTGA
- the coaBC gene encoding bifunctional phosphopantothenoylcysteine decarboxylase/phosphopantothenate--cysteine ligase CoaBC produces the protein MQGKRILLIVGGGIAAYKACELIRLIRKEGGSVRCVLTKAGEQFVTPMTLAALSEQEVHTSLWSLKDEVEMGHIQLSRQADLVVVCPATADLMAKMAAGIADDLATTLLLATDKPVLAAPAMNVRMWLHPATQRNVARLRADGVTVLEPDEGEMACGEYGRGRLPEPAAILEAIQSALAPSEGEGRRREWPSPSLGTNARLTGKHIIVTAGPTHEAIDPVRVIANRSSGKQGYAIAEALTALGARVTLISGPTSLATPSGAQRIDVQTAAQMEHAVDQALPADAAILVAAVADWRVETAPSKLKKSAGPPDLNWMPNPDILALLGARADRPRLLVGFAAETDNVVAEAQAKRVRKGCDWIVANDVSGDVMGGDTNEIHLVTQDGVEHWDAASKADVARRLAGRIADALA, from the coding sequence ATGCAGGGCAAGCGCATCCTCCTGATCGTCGGCGGCGGGATCGCGGCCTATAAAGCATGCGAGCTCATCCGGTTGATCCGTAAGGAAGGTGGCAGCGTGCGGTGCGTGCTGACCAAAGCGGGCGAGCAATTCGTGACGCCGATGACATTGGCGGCGTTGTCCGAGCAGGAGGTTCACACCTCGCTCTGGAGCCTCAAGGACGAGGTCGAAATGGGGCATATCCAGCTGTCGCGGCAGGCGGACCTTGTCGTCGTCTGCCCCGCGACTGCCGATCTCATGGCCAAGATGGCGGCGGGGATCGCGGACGATCTCGCCACGACGCTCCTCCTCGCCACCGACAAACCGGTGCTGGCCGCGCCCGCGATGAACGTGCGCATGTGGCTGCATCCCGCCACCCAACGCAACGTGGCGCGGCTCCGGGCGGACGGAGTGACGGTGCTGGAACCCGATGAAGGCGAAATGGCCTGCGGGGAATATGGGCGGGGACGGCTGCCTGAGCCTGCAGCCATTCTTGAAGCGATCCAATCCGCGCTCGCCCCGAGTGAAGGTGAGGGGCGCAGGCGCGAATGGCCCTCGCCTTCGCTCGGGACGAACGCCAGGCTGACCGGAAAGCACATCATCGTCACCGCAGGCCCAACCCACGAAGCGATCGATCCCGTCCGGGTGATCGCCAATCGGTCCTCGGGCAAACAAGGATATGCGATTGCCGAGGCGCTGACCGCGCTGGGCGCCCGCGTGACGCTCATCTCTGGACCGACCAGCCTTGCAACGCCCTCAGGCGCGCAGCGGATCGATGTTCAGACCGCGGCGCAGATGGAACACGCTGTCGACCAAGCCCTTCCCGCCGATGCAGCGATCCTGGTGGCGGCGGTGGCCGACTGGCGAGTCGAAACGGCGCCGTCCAAGCTCAAAAAATCCGCGGGACCGCCGGACCTCAACTGGATGCCGAATCCGGACATCCTCGCCCTTCTCGGAGCGCGGGCGGACCGCCCCCGCCTCCTGGTCGGCTTCGCGGCCGAGACCGACAATGTCGTCGCCGAAGCCCAGGCCAAGCGCGTCCGCAAGGGCTGCGACTGGATCGTCGCCAACGATGTGTCGGGCGACGTGATGGGCGGGGACACCAACGAAATTCACCTCGTCACCCAGGACGGCGTCGAACATTGGGACGCGGCGTCCAAGGCGGACGTCGCCCGCCGTCTCGCTGGAAGGATCGCCGATGCCCTCGCCTGA
- the dut gene encoding dUTP diphosphatase yields the protein MPSPEIRIALKRLPHGQGLPIPTYATEHAAGMDVVAAESLTLAPGARHAVATGFAIAIPEGYEVQVRPRSGLALKHGITCLNTPGTIDADYRGEVKVILANLGAEPFDIIRGERIAQLVPAPVQRAHFAEVEELDDTPRGSGGFGSTGR from the coding sequence ATGCCCTCGCCTGAAATCCGCATCGCGCTGAAGCGTCTGCCGCACGGGCAGGGGCTGCCGATCCCCACTTATGCGACCGAGCATGCGGCGGGAATGGACGTGGTCGCGGCCGAAAGCCTGACGCTCGCGCCCGGCGCGCGCCACGCCGTCGCGACCGGCTTCGCCATCGCCATCCCGGAAGGCTATGAAGTGCAAGTCCGGCCACGTTCCGGCCTGGCGCTGAAGCATGGCATCACCTGTCTCAACACGCCGGGCACGATCGACGCCGATTATCGCGGCGAAGTGAAGGTCATCCTCGCCAATCTTGGCGCCGAGCCGTTCGACATCATCCGCGGCGAGCGCATTGCCCAGCTCGTCCCCGCCCCCGTCCAACGCGCGCATTTCGCGGAAGTCGAAGAATTGGACGACACGCCGCGCGGCAGCGGAGGCTTCGGCTCGACCGGCCGCTAG
- a CDS encoding HesA/MoeB/ThiF family protein: protein MNLTDAQLDRYARHIVLREIGGAGQKKLLDAHVALIGAGGIGSPALQYLAAAGVGTLTVIDDDAVALSNLQRQTLYRTSEIGMPKAEAASLFAEALNPEVAIMPVIERIDARNAERLLGNADVILDGCDTFETRLIVADAATRLRIPLVSAAVAQFEGQIAVYRGWESGEACYRCFVGSEPGLPEQSCAEQGVLGAMAGVVGSLAALEVIRAVAGFGASRSGQLLRIDALDMRFRSARIAKDPACPACGR from the coding sequence ATGAACCTCACCGACGCCCAGCTCGATCGCTACGCCCGGCACATCGTGCTGCGCGAGATTGGCGGCGCGGGCCAAAAGAAATTGCTCGATGCGCATGTCGCATTGATCGGCGCCGGGGGCATCGGCTCGCCAGCCCTCCAATATCTGGCGGCGGCGGGCGTCGGCACGCTGACCGTGATCGACGACGACGCGGTCGCTTTGTCCAACCTGCAACGGCAAACCCTGTATCGCACGTCGGAGATCGGCATGCCCAAGGCCGAAGCCGCAAGCCTCTTCGCCGAAGCGCTCAATCCCGAAGTCGCGATCATGCCGGTCATCGAGCGGATCGACGCACGCAATGCCGAGCGGCTGCTTGGCAATGCCGACGTAATCCTCGACGGCTGCGACACTTTCGAGACGCGGCTGATCGTCGCCGATGCCGCGACGCGGCTGCGCATCCCGCTCGTGTCCGCCGCCGTGGCGCAATTCGAAGGGCAAATCGCCGTCTATCGCGGGTGGGAAAGCGGTGAGGCCTGCTACCGCTGCTTCGTCGGGAGCGAGCCGGGCCTGCCCGAGCAAAGCTGCGCCGAACAAGGCGTGCTGGGCGCGATGGCCGGCGTCGTCGGCAGCCTGGCGGCGCTGGAGGTGATCCGCGCCGTCGCCGGATTCGGCGCGAGCCGGTCCGGCCAGCTGCTGCGCATCGACGCTCTCGACATGCGCTTTCGCAGCGCGCGCATTGCGAAGGATCCGGCATGCCCGGCATGCGGCCGCTGA
- a CDS encoding DsrE family protein, which produces MPGMRPLTVIVAGPDPARFHAALSLAAAAAALDRPVRLFLQAEAVALLRAPIAAPGDAAYAKAGMPVLAALLEEAQALGVAVTACQSGLALAEMTAAALPPEVDTGGLIEALAGHPEIAVF; this is translated from the coding sequence ATGCCCGGCATGCGGCCGCTGACCGTCATCGTCGCGGGGCCGGACCCGGCGCGTTTCCACGCGGCCCTGTCACTCGCGGCTGCGGCTGCGGCGCTCGACCGCCCGGTCCGTCTGTTCCTCCAGGCCGAAGCCGTCGCCCTCCTTCGCGCGCCCATCGCGGCTCCAGGCGATGCGGCTTATGCCAAGGCGGGAATGCCGGTGCTGGCGGCGCTTCTGGAAGAGGCCCAGGCGCTAGGAGTCGCCGTGACCGCGTGCCAGAGCGGCCTTGCTCTCGCCGAGATGACGGCGGCCGCGCTTCCGCCAGAGGTGGACACAGGCGGGCTGATCGAAGCTCTCGCGGGCCATCCGGAGATCGCCGTCTTCTGA